AAAAATAAACAATCATGAAAATAATAATATGGATTTGTTTTGTCATTATGCTCGGTGGTTTCGGCACGGGATTTTATATTAAAATTGTGGAAACCAATCCTGAAATAGGCGATAAAATTATTGGACTTTCTGTGCTATTTACCTCTTTTATTTTTATGCCTCTATTTCTATATCACCGTTGGAAAGGCAAAGATATCAAAGATTATGTGCTTGATAAAAAAAAGCTAGACGAAATGCGGGAGAAAGATTTGTAATTTTTATAAATCACGAAAAGACACCAAGGCACAAAGATTTTATACTCATACTGAAATGCTTAAACTTAAAATATGAATCCATTGGAGAAAATAGCTGAACAACTTTATACAGCTGAAATTCAAAACAAACCAATACAACCCATTAGAACAGCATTCCCTAACGAAAGAGATATTGATGTCGCTTATCAAATTCAGCAACTTGTTACTCAAAAAAAATTAGCCGAAGGAGCTAAATCAGTAGGTAAAAAAATTGGTTTAACTTCCTTTGCTGTGCAAAAACAACTCGGTGTTGACGAACCCGACTTTGGCGTTTTAACCGATGAAATGCAAATTAAAAATCACGCTAAACTATCTTCTGAAAACTTAATGCAACCCAAAGCCGAAGCCGAATGGGCGTTTGTTTTAAAACACAATTTAGATGTTGAAAATATAACACTAATCGATGTCAAAAATGCCATTGATTATGCTGTTGTAGCTATTGAAATTGTAGGTAGCCGTATTAAAAATTGGAACATCAAAATCACTGATACCATAGCTGATAATGCTTCGGCAAGTCATTTTGTTTTAGGTTCAAAAAAAATTGAATGGTCTAAAATTGATATGGTCAATTGTGAAATGAAAATGTTTAAAAATAGCAACATCGTTTCTGAAGGAAATGGTCAAGCTTGTATGGGCAATCCGCTCAAGGCTGTTTTATGGTTGGCTCAAACTATGCAAAAACACCATCAACCATTACAAGCAGGTGAAATTATTTTGTCGGGTGCTTTAGGTCCGATGACTGTAATTGAAAAAGGTGATAGACTTAGTGCAAGTATTGATGATTTTGATTCGGTTGAATTTCAAGTCGTTTAGTTTTTAGCACCCACAATCACTTTGACCACAAGCTTTTTTTGTTTTTTTCTTGAAGAAAAATTTTTTAATTAAAAAGCCAACGGCAGTTATAAATGTTATCCAAACGAGTATTTCTTGTATTGACATAATTTATTTTAAGATTTGATAAGCAATTAAAGACACAATATAAGCAAAACTTGTCATAAAAACAAGTTGTAAGATAGGCCATTTCCAAGTATTGGTTTCGCGTCTGACTACGGCAAGTGTGCTCATGCATTGCATTGCAAAAGCGTAAAACAGTAATAAACTAATACCGCTTGCCAAGTTAAATAGTTTACCACCAAACACAGGATTTACTTCTTTAGACATTCGTTTTTTGATGGTTTCTTCATTTTCATTACCAACACTATAGATGGTGGCGAGTGTTCCTACAAAAACTTCTCGTCTTGCAAAAGAGCTGATAACAGCTATCCCGATTTTCCAGTCATAACCCAAGGGTTGAACTACAGGTTCAATGCCTTTGCCCATATAACCAATATAGGAATGTCTTAATTTATAGGATGAAATTTTGGTATCTAATTCTTCAGGTGTTAAAACTAAATTTTCAGTTTTAACTTCGGTTTTGACGATGTTTTCTGCGTTTTTAAATTTTTCATTAGGCCCATAACTTGCTAAAACCCATAAAATAATAGAAATAGCCAAAATAATTTTTCCAGCACCAAATACAAATGATTTGGTTTTGTCAAGAACCGTAATCAATACATTTTTAGCAATAGGCATTTTGTAGTTTGGCATTTCAACTACAAAATAAGTTTTATGTGAAGTTTTCATCACTTTGTGCAAAAGCCATGCTGAAAACACTGCCATGCCAAATCCTATAAAATACAGCAACAGCAAAACTAAACCTTGGTAATTTACCCCAAGAAAGCTTTTATCTGGAATAACTAAGGCGATAATGATTAAATAAACAGGCAATCTGGCAGAACAAGTCGTGAACGGGATGACTAAAATGGTGATGAGTCGTTCTTTCCAATTTTCGATGTTTCTAGACGCCATCACGGCGGGAATAGCACAAGCCGTTCCTGAAACTAAAGGCACAATGCTTTTTCCACTCAACCCAAATTTCTTCATAATTTTATCAGTGAGAAATACGACACGACTCATATAGCCACTTTCTTCAAGAATGCTAATAAAGAAAAACAAAAATGCGATTTGTGGGATAAAAATCACAATACCACCAATTCCTGGTATAATACCTTCGGCAATAAGTTTTGTGAACTGCCCTTCAGGTAGTGTGTTTCTTGTCCATTCACTGAAATGTGCAAAACTTTCATCGATAAAATCCATCGGATAGGCGACCCAATCATAAATCACTTGAAAAATTAAAAGCAAAATCACTGCAAAAATAAGATAACCCCAGATGCGATGCATCAACAATCGGTCTAAACTCGCCCTTAAACCTTTTGCCATATTGATGTCTTTGGTCATCGTTGATTTTAAAGTGTCGTTGATGAAAGTATATCGGGCAATAATTTCTTTTTGCTGTAAACGCTTGAGTTCAGAATCGCTTTTGGGTTCAAAACTTTTGGCTTTGTTTTTGATCTGATTGCGATCTAAATTGCCAAAATTGACATCTTGAGTAATGACTAACCAAAGCTTATAAGTGTTTTGATTCGGGAATGTTTTTTTGAGATTACCAAAATATTCGGTATCCACTCTCGATGCGTTGCAACAGGCTTCTGTAGAAAGTTGTTTATAATTTGTAATGAGAGTTTTAAGTTTGTCAAAACCCGTTTTTTTTCTTGCACTAATCAGTGCAATTTTGGTTTTGAGTTGTTTTTCAAGCTTTGGAACATCAAGGCTAATACCTTTTCGTTCCATTCTATCAGCCATATTGATGGCTAAAATTGTAGGAATTCCAAGGTCTTTAATCTGAGTGAAAAGTAATAGATTACGTTTCAAGTTTTCAACATCACTGACAACTACAACAACGTCGGGATAGTCTTTATCATTTTTGTTAAGCAAAAGCTCAATGACTATATTTTCGTCTAAAGAAGAAGCGTTTAGACTGTAAGTACCAGGTAAATCAATGATATGGGCTTTTAGAACCCGATTGAGCTTAGCGACGCCTTCTTTTTTTTCAACCGTTATGCCAGGATAGTTACCAACTTTTTGATTTAATCCTGTTAAGTTGTTAAAGACAGAGGTTTTCCCTGTGTTAGGATTGCCGACAAGTGCTACATTGATTTGCCTCATGATTATTCTTCTATGAGTTTTACTAAAATATCTCTTGCCGTTTCAAGTCTGATGGCTAAAAAAGTATCGTTGATATTAAGATATAAAGGATCTTTTATTTTAGCAATTTTGATTACTTCAACTGCATTACCTGGCAAACAGCCCATTTCGAGAAGTTTTAAAGGAATAGTCTCAGAAGAAATATCAGTAATGGTTGCCTTTTGTCCGCTTTTTAAATCGGCAATGCTCATCATTTTTATTTAGATTAAGTTGAAACAGTGCAAATTTAAAAAATCTAATTGAAGTGGACTTTAAAGTTGTGATTTTAATTTAAAGTTAACGCCCGAACTTGATTTTGGTCAGTTTTTGGTGTTTTTAATCTGCAAATAAGTATAATGTCTTGATTTCATCAGATCATTTCCAGTTGATTTTTTAGGTTAGATTTTTATAATGCTTATTGGAAAGACTATCAGGTTGAGACTCGAACAAATATGGTTTGTAATATCACTTACCTAACTTCTCAGCAATCTTATCACAAGCCTGATCAAGCATTTCATAAACCCGTTTAAAACCATCAATGCCACCAGTGTAAGGATCTGGAACGTCGCAGTTTTCACCAGGCAAAACTTCATTTAATATCAGATGAACTTTGTTGCGGTCGTTATCGTTTCTTGCCAAACTCAAGACGTCTTCGTAATTTGAATTATCCATCACATAAATGAGATCAAATCGGTCAAAATCTGAAACTTTAAATTGTCTGCATCGTTGGTCAGTGATATCTATATGGTGTTCTTTAGCAATTTTTATAGAGCGTTCGTCAGGTTTTTGACCTACGTGATAGTCATCAGTACCTGCGGAGTCTATAAAAACTTTGTTGGTGTTGACTTTGGTTTTTAAAATGCCTTCGGCGAGTGGCGAGCGACAAATATTTCCAAGGCACACCATAAGAATTTTAGTGTTCATAAATTTACTCTACTAAGCGTTTGTCAAGGTCTTCAACAAATTTTTTGAATTGCTTGTCCGTTGAAGTTAAATTGCTAACGGTTTTACAAGCGTGCAGAACGGTAGCGTGATCTCTATCGCCAATTTGTTTACCAATGCTAGCCAGCGAAGCTTTGGTCATTTTTTTGGCAAAATACATTGCTATTTGTCTGGCTTGAACGATGTGTCGTTTACGGGTTTTAGATTGTAATGTGTCCGTATCCATTTGAAAATAACTGCTTACCACTTTTTGAATGTGGTCTATAGAAATTTCTTTTTTAGAATTGTGGACATAATTATCTACGATTTTTTTTGCCAAAATCAAATCCACCTCTTCTTTATTAAATGAAGAATGAGCGATTAAGGAGATAATAGCACCTTCAAGTTCTCTGATATTACTCTTGATGTTTTGGGCAACAAAATCTATAATGTCTTTACCTATTTCTACACCATCGCGATAGAGTTTGTTGCTAATGATTTTCTTACGGGTTTCGTAATCAGGTTTGAGCAATTCTGCTGATAAGCCCCATTTAAAACGTGATAGCAAGCGTTTTTCTATTTCTTGCATATCAACTGGTGCTTTATCACTGGTTAAAATGACTTGCTTGCCATTTTGATGTAAATGATTAAAAATATGGAAAAAAACATCTTGTGTGCCTTTTTTGCCCGACAGCAATTGAATGTCATCCACAATAAGTACATCAATGACTTGATAGAAATGGATAAAGTCGTTTCTGGTGTTTTTCCTTACCGATTCTATATATTGTTGAGTAAATTTTTCAGCCGAAATGTAAAGCACAGTTTTGTTGGGGTGTTTGTCTTTAACATCAACACCAATAGCGTGAGCCAAATGTGTTTTGCCCAAACCTACACCACCAAAAACAAGTAGTGGATTAAAAGACGTGCCACCAGGTTTTGCCGAAACTGCTTTTTCTGCAGAACGAGCTAAACGGTTAGAATCGCCTTCAAGAAAATTATCAAAATTATAATTAGAATTGAGTTGTGAATCAATTTTTAAATTTCTAATACCTGGTATGACAAAAGGATTTTTTAACTCGGGATTTTTTGTGTTAAGTGCCATATTAACGTCTTGAGAATTGACTTTGCTTCGCTGTGAACTTGGTATTTTTTCTGTAAAAGCTGGCTTTTTGCCCCTTGCATTTTCCATTCTTATCACATAAATAAGCTTAGCATAATCGCCTAAAGTTTTATTAAGTGCTACGCGAAGCAATTTGACGTAGTGTTCTTCAAGCCATTCATAAAAAAATTTAGAAGGCACTTGAATACTTAATGCGTTATCAGATAGCTTAACAGCTTTTATGGGCTCAAACCATGTTTTGTATGCTTGTGGTGTGATGTTATCTTCTATAAAAGACAAACAATTTTCCCAAACTGATTCCGCAGTTTTATTCATAATTAATCTTAAATTTACAATTTTTGGAGGTGAAAATTACCCCGTTTTGATATGGCAAATATGTGAACAAATCATTTCATAAAAAAATAAAATTGCTATTGAATTTTAAGTTTTTTTTGCCTATACAAAACTTTTATAAAAATAGAAAAATAAAAGTTATTAACGTTATAAAACATGGAATATTTATATAAAATCCGCTATGCAGAAACCGACCAAATGGGTGTGGTTCATCATGCCAATTACTTGCTATACTTAGAACAAGCAAGGATTGAATGGCTCGAAAAAAAGGGTGTAAAATACTCCAATTTAGAACAAGATGGCATAATGCTACCTGTTTATAAAATTGAAATAGATTATAAAAAACCTTTGGTGTTTGGCGGTAGCGTTAAGGTTCAAGTTGAATGCTCAAAAACTCCCGATGTCAAGATTGGATTTGACTATAAATTATTAAATGACGCTGATGAAATTGTTGCGACGGCAAAAGTGATTTTAGTTTTTATATCCGCACAAACTCGCAGACCTATAAGATGTCCAAAATACTTATTTGAAATTTTGACAACTTAAGCCAATTTTAGGACGAGTCGATTAAATGCTATTATAATTTTATAGCCTAAACATTGTAGTGGAGAATGTTTAAGCTTCAATTTCCTCTTCAAGATCTTCCACCAAATCAATTTCTAACCTAAGATTGTCAATGATAAACTCTTGACGGTCAGGTGTGTTTTTGCCCATATAAAATTTTAAAATCTCTTCGATGCTTTTGTTTTTGTCAAGCATAATTGGATCAAGACGGATATCGTCACCGATAAAGTTTTTAAACTCATCAGGCGAAATTTCACCCAGACCTTTGAAACGTGTGATTTCTGGGTTTTTGCCGAGTTTTTTTATCGCTTCTCTTCGCTCATCTTCAGAGTAGCAATAAATGGTTTCCTTTTTATTTCTAACTCTAAATAAAGGTGTCTGCAAAATATACAAATGCCCTTCACGAATCACTTCTGGAAAAAACTGCAAAAAGAACGTGATGATCAACAAGCGAATATGCATGCCATCTACATCGGCATCGGTGGCAATCACAATATTGTTGTAGCGCAAATCTTCAAGCAGATCTTCAATGTTTAAAGCGGCTTGAAGCAAGTTGAATTCTTCATTTTCGTAAACAATTTTTTTGCTTAAACCATAACTATTCAAAGGCTTTCCTTTCAAGCTAAATACTGCCTGAGTATTCACATCACGAGATTTGGTAATGCTTCCACTCGCCGAATCGCCCTCAGTGATAAACAATGTGGTTTCTAAGTTTCCTGCTTTTGAAGTATCGCCCAAATGAATGCGACAATCTCTTAATTTCTTATTGTGCAAACTCGCTTTTTTAGCTCGTTCTTTTGCCAATTTTCTGATGCCAGATAAGTCTTTTCGTTCTTTTTCGGCTTGAAAAATTTTGCGTTGAAGTTTTTCTGCTGTTTCTGGATTTTTGTGCAAGTGATTGTCTAATTTTCGCTTGACAAAATCCAAAATATAAGTTCTTACCGTTGGCAATTCGCCACCCATATCGGTTGAGCCAAGTTTGGTTTTTGTTTGACTTTCAAAAACGGGTTCCATCACTTTAATGCTTACCGTCTTTGCAATAGATTTTCTAATGTCGCCAGGGTCGTATTGTTTGCCGTAAAAATCTCGAATGGTTTTTACGATAGCTTCTTTAAAAGCGGTCAAGTGCGTGCCACCTTGAGTGGTGTGTTGACCATTCACAAACGAATGATATTCCTCGCTATATTGGGCTTTGCTAAAGGTCATCGCCACCTCAATATCTTCACCTCGCAAATGTATGATTGGAAATAGTCGATCTTCAGTTCTAATATTGTCACTCAACAAATCCTTTAAACCATCTTCAGAATAAAACTTCTGTCCATTAAAAACTATGGTCAATCCAGGATTGAGATACACATAATTTTTAAGCATTTTTTCCACATATTCACTGCGGTAATTGTATTTCTTAAAAATTTCAGTATCAGGCACAAAAGTTACTTTCGTACCGCGTCGGCGAGAGGTTTCGTCTAAGTCTTCTTTGTTTTTAAGCTCGCCCAATTCAAACTCGGCTACTACCGATTTATTATCCCGATTAGACTCTACTCTAAAATATTCAGACAACGCATTCACCGCCTTTGTTCCAACACCATTCAGCCCCACCGATTTTTTAAAAGCCTTGGTGTCATATTTTCCGCCCGTATTCATTTTAGACACCACATCAACCACTTTGCCCAACGGAATGCCACGACCGTAATCTCGCACAATCACACGGTTATTTTGAATAGACACCTCAATGGTTTTGCCCACGCCCATCACATATTCATCAATCGAGTTGTCCAAAACTTCTTTCAGCAAAATATAAATGCCATCATCCGCACTCGAGCCGTCGCCAAGTTTGCCGATATACATTCCAGGACGCATGCGGATGTGCTCTTTCCAGTCCAGCGATTTAATATTATCTTCCGTGTAAGCCGTTTCTTTAACCATCAAATCAAATTTTAATGCCAAGATAAGACATGTTTTTAAAATCACGAAATTTCAAAATATATAATTTGGGGCTTCCGTCGCTCCAAAGTCGCATCGGCGGGCTTTCGGCAGTCGCTTTGCCACGCTTATGGCGTGGCAAGAGCTCCGACAATGCCTCAATCCCTAAGCCAGACCAACATAGAATGGACGGTTGTTATTGTCACTTTGTTAACTAACACAAAAAATTATATTTTAAAGAAATATCAATAATTTGCCAATAACTTTACATAATTCTATAAAAACCCTTATTTTTAGACTTCAATTTAAAGATATTACATTCTATGAATTCATATATTATTGACGGTATCAGAACACCTATTGGAAATTACAAAGGCACACTTTCACCCGTTCGTACCGACGATTTAGGGGCTTTAGTTATCAACGAAATAGTCAATCGAAATAATAACATACCAAAACATGCTTTTGATGATGTCATTTTAGGTTGTGCCAATCAAGCTGGCGAAGACAATCGAAATGTAGCACGAATGTGTTTATTGTTAGCAGGCTTGCCGTATTCAGTCCCAGGTGAAACGGTTAACCGCTTGTGTAGTAGTGGTTTATCAGCAATTATTCATGCCCATCGTGCCATAAAAACAGGCGATGGAGATTTGTTTATTTCAGGTGGCGTAGAACACATGACGCGTGGAATGTTTGCTATATCCAAAACCTCTTCGGCTTACGGAAATGACGCTAAACTCTACGATACCAGTTTTGGCTGGCGATTTGTCAACCCAAAAATGCAAGAAATGTATGGCACCGACGGTATGGGTATGACCGCTGAAAACCTTGTTGATATTCATAAAATATCTCGTGAAGACCAAGACGAGTTTGCTTATAACAGTCAAATGAAAGCTACAAAAGCTCAACAAAATGGTCGATTAGCAAAAGAAATTATTGAAGTCAAAATCCCTCAGCTTAAAAAAGACCCAATCATTTTTAAAGACGACGAGTTTATAAAACCACAGACCAAACCTGAAATTTTAGCCAAGTTAAGACCAGCTTTTCGTAAAAACGGAAGTGTTACCGCTGGCAATTCCTCAGGTTTAAATGATGGAGCAGCGGCAACAATTATAGCTTCAGACAAAGCCGTAAAACAATACGGTTTAAAACCCAAAGCCAAAATATTAAGTTCAGCCGTAGTCGGTGTTGAACCCAGAATTATGGGCATTGGACCCGTTGAAGCTTCAAACAAAGCTTTAAAAAAAGCAGGTTTGAGTCTAACAGATATGGACATTATTGAGCTTAACGAAGCCTTTGCAAGACAATCTTTGGCTTGCATACGTGCTTGGGGTCTAAAAGACAACGACCCACGTATCAATCCCAATGGTGGTGCCATAGCCATCGGTCATCCACTTGGCGTCACAGGGGCAAGACTCGCCAATACCGCCGCCTTAGAATTAGAACAAACCCAAAAAAAATACGCCCTAATCACTATGTGTGTCGGTGTCGGACAAGGCTACGCCTGTGTAATTGAGAGATGCTGAGCGTAGCGAAGTCCCGAGAGCGAAGCGATTCGGGATGTGTCGGTGTCGGACAAGGCTACGCCTGTGTAATTGAGAGATGCTGAGCGTAGCGAAGTCCCGAGAGCGAAGCGATTCGGGATGTGTCGGTGTCGGACAAGGCTACGCCTGTGTAATTGAGAGATGCTGAGCGCAACGAAGTCCAGAGAACAAAGAGATTCGGGGCTGAGCGCAGCGAAGTCCAGAGAGCAGAGCGATTCGGGAAAGTTCCAAGAGCATAGCGATGTATAATTTAAAGAAAACGAATTTTAAAACGATCTCGATGTTTAAAAAATATTTATAAATTATATTTATATTTTTTAAATATGATTTATATTTGAATAAATGCAATATTATGGCAACTTATACTTCAACACTACCTGACAAGTTATTGGCAGAATTAGACCAAACCGCCAAACAGCTTAAAATTCCAAAAAATAAGTTGATTGAAAAAGCTATAAGCTTTTATCTTGAACAAATGGATAAAGCGACTTATAAAGCTTCATTTCAAAGAGCCTCTAAAGATCCAGATATGATAGAAATGGCCGAAGAAGGTCTACAGGATTATGTAGAAATGCTTGAAAAATTTGACAATGAAGATTAGACAATCAGAAATTTGGCAAGTCTATTTTGATCCAGTTGTAGGAAACGAACAAGCTGGTAATAGACCTGCAATAGTCGTTAGTGGGAATACTATGAACAAATATTTTAATGTGTTATTAGTATGTCCATTAACTTCATCTTTAAAAAATTACAAAGGTCATCCTATTATCAAACCATCGCCAGAAAATGGTCTTCAAGCTACTTCAGAAGCTTTGGTTTTTCATATTCGCTCAATTTCTAAAAAGCGGTTTAAGAAAAAAATTGGACAAATAAACCAAACCGAATTAGGCAAAATAAAAAATACTTTAAATAAACTTTTAGATTATTAATTTCATTTAAAAACAACTATGCAAACCACACAAAGTTATATCAAAGGACAATGGACGCAGGGTCAAGGAGATGGTCAACCTATCTATGACGCTGCAGCAGAGAACATTTTACCAATATCAATATAGAAGGATTTGATATTCCTGAAGTTTTAGCTTACGGGCGAAAACACAATAAAAGTTTGAGTCAAATGACCTTTCAGGAACGTGGATTAATGCTAAAAAAACTCGCTTTTTATCTTCAAAAAAAACGAAGAGATTTATATGAAGTCAGCTATCGCACAGGAGCTACCAAACGCGATTCTTGGTTTGATATTGACGGCGGTATCGGCAACTTATTTGCCAATGCTTCGTTGAGAAAACTTTTTCCCAATTCACCTTTTGATGTGGAAGGCGACCCGATAGATTTGTCTCGTGGCGGTCGATTTATGGCACATCATATTCTTGTGCCAAAAGAAGGTGTGGCAGTGCATATCAATGCGTTTAATTTTCCTGTTTGGGGAATGTTAGAAAAATGTGCGGTCAATTGGATGGCTGGCGTACCAGCCGTGGTTTTGCCAGCACCACAATCAGCCTATTTGACCGAAGCAACTGTAAAACACATCATTGCATCAGGTATTTTGCCCGAAGGTGCACTTCAACTGATTAGTGGCACGGCAAAAAATATTTTAGACAGTGTTCAATCTCAAGATATCGTGACGTTTACTGGCTCAGCTTCTACAGGTAAATTGCTTAAAAATCATCCGCAATTACTCGAAGAGTCCGTGCCGTTTACGATGGAAGCTGATTCGCTTAATGCTAGTATTCTCGGTGAAGATGCCAAATTAGGCACGCCAGAATTTGATTTATTTATCAAAGAAGTTCGCAATGAAATGACTGTGAAGTGTGGTCAAAAATGTACTGCCATTCGCCGTATTATTGTACCTGAAAATTTGATAGATGATGTGCAAAAGGCTTTAAGTCAAGCTTTAGACAAAGTTACGATTGGCGACCCACGTTTAAAAGAAGTTCGGATGGGTTGTTTGGTGGATAAGCAACAACTGGAAAGTGTAAAATCTCAAGTTGAAAAAATCACCAAAACTGCAGAAATGGTTTATGGTGATTTTGAAAGCACCAAACTTATTAATGCTGATTTTGAAAAAGGTGCATTTATCAAACCTATTTTATTAAGAGAAAACGAACCTTTTAAAAACGAAGCCGCTCATACAACAGAAGCTTTTGGAATTGTAAGTACCTTGATGCCATATAAAACGATTGATGAAGCTGTAGAGCTATCAAAAAAAGGTAAAGGCTCTTTGGTGAGCTCAATTTTTACCAACGATGATAAAATTGCTACAGCTTATACCATTCAAGCAGCATCTCACCACGGTCGAATTTTAGCGATTAACAGAGAATCAGCCAAACAAAGTACGGGTCACGGCTCGCCATTGCCAAATTTGGTTCACGGTGGACCAGGTCGTGCCGGTGGTGGAGAAGAAATGGGCGGTAAACGCGGGATTAAGCATTTTATGCAACGTTGTGCCATTCAAGGCAGTCCAACAACATTAACCGAAATCACAGGTATTTATCAACCTAAATCGGCTTATAAGGCGTCAAAAAAACATCCTTTTGCTTACCATTGGGAAGACATTCAGCCTGGTATGTCGCTTGAAACGCATAAACGCACTTTAACCGATTCGGACATCATTAATTTTGGAAATTTAACTTGGGATCACTTTTATGCTCACACTGATATCACTTCACTTGAAGGTAGTATTTTTGAAAAACGCACAGCTCACGGCTATTTCATCATATCAGTCTTTGCAGGATTGTTTGTTTATCCCAACAAAGGACCCGTTGCCGCCAATTACGGACTCGATGATATTAGGTTTTTAAGACCTTTGTACCATAATGATACCATTTATGTGCGATTAACTTGTAAACAAAAAGTTGATCGAGAGCCAAAAGGTAAGGAGTTGCCTAGCGGAATCATTAAGTGGTATGTTGAAGTTTTTGATGCGATGGAAGACGATCCCGAAGACAAATTAGTTGCCGTGGCGACGATACTCACTATGGTTCAAAAAAAGCAAACCACTTTTCCTGAAATAAGTCGGAATTATTTAGAAGAAAAATTAAAACTACTCAAGCCTGACACCAAACCCAAATGGGGAATGATGACGGCTCAACATATGATTGAGCATTTAGAATACGGTTTAAAAATAGCCAAAGGCGATATTCAAGATTTTGAAATAGCTACTCCAGAAGATCATCTTGATAAAGTTCAGGAAACTTTGTATAATTATGAAAAAATGCCAAAAAATTATAAGATGCCATTGATGAATGAAGGAAAGTTAGAAGACTTGCAACACGGTGATTTAACAACGGCAAAAGAAGCCTTATTAAAAGCTTATGACAAATTTCATCTTTATTTTAAGGAAAACCCAGATGCTATTACTAAAAATGCGGTATTTGGAGAACTCAACTATTTTGAATGGAAACTCTTAAACCGTAAACATTTTCATCATCACTTTGAGCAGTTTGGATTGGTCTAAA
This genomic window from Flavobacterium sp. CS20 contains:
- the dnaA gene encoding chromosomal replication initiator protein DnaA, translated to MNKTAESVWENCLSFIEDNITPQAYKTWFEPIKAVKLSDNALSIQVPSKFFYEWLEEHYVKLLRVALNKTLGDYAKLIYVIRMENARGKKPAFTEKIPSSQRSKVNSQDVNMALNTKNPELKNPFVIPGIRNLKIDSQLNSNYNFDNFLEGDSNRLARSAEKAVSAKPGGTSFNPLLVFGGVGLGKTHLAHAIGVDVKDKHPNKTVLYISAEKFTQQYIESVRKNTRNDFIHFYQVIDVLIVDDIQLLSGKKGTQDVFFHIFNHLHQNGKQVILTSDKAPVDMQEIEKRLLSRFKWGLSAELLKPDYETRKKIISNKLYRDGVEIGKDIIDFVAQNIKSNIRELEGAIISLIAHSSFNKEEVDLILAKKIVDNYVHNSKKEISIDHIQKVVSSYFQMDTDTLQSKTRKRHIVQARQIAMYFAKKMTKASLASIGKQIGDRDHATVLHACKTVSNLTSTDKQFKKFVEDLDKRLVE
- a CDS encoding DNA topoisomerase IV subunit B — translated: MVKETAYTEDNIKSLDWKEHIRMRPGMYIGKLGDGSSADDGIYILLKEVLDNSIDEYVMGVGKTIEVSIQNNRVIVRDYGRGIPLGKVVDVVSKMNTGGKYDTKAFKKSVGLNGVGTKAVNALSEYFRVESNRDNKSVVAEFELGELKNKEDLDETSRRRGTKVTFVPDTEIFKKYNYRSEYVEKMLKNYVYLNPGLTIVFNGQKFYSEDGLKDLLSDNIRTEDRLFPIIHLRGEDIEVAMTFSKAQYSEEYHSFVNGQHTTQGGTHLTAFKEAIVKTIRDFYGKQYDPGDIRKSIAKTVSIKVMEPVFESQTKTKLGSTDMGGELPTVRTYILDFVKRKLDNHLHKNPETAEKLQRKIFQAEKERKDLSGIRKLAKERAKKASLHNKKLRDCRIHLGDTSKAGNLETTLFITEGDSASGSITKSRDVNTQAVFSLKGKPLNSYGLSKKIVYENEEFNLLQAALNIEDLLEDLRYNNIVIATDADVDGMHIRLLIITFFLQFFPEVIREGHLYILQTPLFRVRNKKETIYCYSEDERREAIKKLGKNPEITRFKGLGEISPDEFKNFIGDDIRLDPIMLDKNKSIEEILKFYMGKNTPDRQEFIIDNLRLEIDLVEDLEEEIEA
- a CDS encoding FeoA family protein, whose amino-acid sequence is MMSIADLKSGQKATITDISSETIPLKLLEMGCLPGNAVEVIKIAKIKDPLYLNINDTFLAIRLETARDILVKLIEE
- a CDS encoding low molecular weight protein-tyrosine-phosphatase, coding for MNTKILMVCLGNICRSPLAEGILKTKVNTNKVFIDSAGTDDYHVGQKPDERSIKIAKEHHIDITDQRCRQFKVSDFDRFDLIYVMDNSNYEDVLSLARNDNDRNKVHLILNEVLPGENCDVPDPYTGGIDGFKRVYEMLDQACDKIAEKLGK
- a CDS encoding 2-keto-4-pentenoate hydratase, translating into MNPLEKIAEQLYTAEIQNKPIQPIRTAFPNERDIDVAYQIQQLVTQKKLAEGAKSVGKKIGLTSFAVQKQLGVDEPDFGVLTDEMQIKNHAKLSSENLMQPKAEAEWAFVLKHNLDVENITLIDVKNAIDYAVVAIEIVGSRIKNWNIKITDTIADNASASHFVLGSKKIEWSKIDMVNCEMKMFKNSNIVSEGNGQACMGNPLKAVLWLAQTMQKHHQPLQAGEIILSGALGPMTVIEKGDRLSASIDDFDSVEFQVV
- a CDS encoding thioesterase family protein yields the protein MEYLYKIRYAETDQMGVVHHANYLLYLEQARIEWLEKKGVKYSNLEQDGIMLPVYKIEIDYKKPLVFGGSVKVQVECSKTPDVKIGFDYKLLNDADEIVATAKVILVFISAQTRRPIRCPKYLFEILTT
- the feoB gene encoding ferrous iron transport protein B translates to MMRQINVALVGNPNTGKTSVFNNLTGLNQKVGNYPGITVEKKEGVAKLNRVLKAHIIDLPGTYSLNASSLDENIVIELLLNKNDKDYPDVVVVVSDVENLKRNLLLFTQIKDLGIPTILAINMADRMERKGISLDVPKLEKQLKTKIALISARKKTGFDKLKTLITNYKQLSTEACCNASRVDTEYFGNLKKTFPNQNTYKLWLVITQDVNFGNLDRNQIKNKAKSFEPKSDSELKRLQQKEIIARYTFINDTLKSTMTKDINMAKGLRASLDRLLMHRIWGYLIFAVILLLIFQVIYDWVAYPMDFIDESFAHFSEWTRNTLPEGQFTKLIAEGIIPGIGGIVIFIPQIAFLFFFISILEESGYMSRVVFLTDKIMKKFGLSGKSIVPLVSGTACAIPAVMASRNIENWKERLITILVIPFTTCSARLPVYLIIIALVIPDKSFLGVNYQGLVLLLLYFIGFGMAVFSAWLLHKVMKTSHKTYFVVEMPNYKMPIAKNVLITVLDKTKSFVFGAGKIILAISIILWVLASYGPNEKFKNAENIVKTEVKTENLVLTPEELDTKISSYKLRHSYIGYMGKGIEPVVQPLGYDWKIGIAVISSFARREVFVGTLATIYSVGNENEETIKKRMSKEVNPVFGGKLFNLASGISLLLFYAFAMQCMSTLAVVRRETNTWKWPILQLVFMTSFAYIVSLIAYQILK